In Erpetoichthys calabaricus chromosome 6, fErpCal1.3, whole genome shotgun sequence, one genomic interval encodes:
- the zgc:112332 gene encoding retinol dehydrogenase 12, protein MDYFRNMFKGRWSSDIRLDGKTAIITGSNTGIGKETAQDLAQRGARIIMACRDMEKAEAAKKEISESSGNTNILVKRLDLSDTKSIREFAQQIHSEENQVNILINNAGVMMCPYLKTADGFELQFGVNHLGHFLLTYLLIDIIKKSAPARIINVSSMAHKWGNIMFEDINSEKSYDSLKAYSQSKLANVLFSRELAERLKGFNINVYSLHPGVVRTELGRHLSSASQFSMKLMRPFTKSSVEGAQTSIYCAVAPELEKETGGYYSDCASTPCSRRGADDQLAKKLWDLSCQLLKITWD, encoded by the exons AAACATGTTTAAAGGTCGCTGGTCTTCAgacattagattggatgggaagacTGCTATCATAACTGGTTCTAATACTGGCATTGGCAAAGAAACTGCACAGGATTTGGCACAGAGAG GTGCAAGAATCATTATGGCCTGTAGGGACATGGAGAAAGCAGAAGCAGCCAAAAAAGAAATATCCGAAAGTTCTGGAAACACCAATATACTTGTCAAGAGGCTGGACTTGTCAGACACTAAATCTATTAGGGAATTTGCACAGCAAATTCATTCTG AAGAGAATCAAGTCAACATTCTTATTAACAACGCAGGAGTTATGATGTGCCCTTATTTAAAGACTGCTGATGGCTTTGAGCTACAATTTGGTGTCAATCACTTAG GACACTTCTTACTTACATATTTACTGATtgacattataaaaaaatcagCACCAGCCAGAATCATTAATGTCTCTTCCATGGCACATAAATGGGGTAATATAATGTTTGAGGATATAAATAGTGAGAAAAGTTATGATTCCTTGAAAGCCTACTCTCAAAGTAAACTTGCAAATGTGCTTTTTAGCAGAGAACTGGCAGAACGACTTAAAG GTTTTAATATCAAtgtgtactctttgcatcctGGAGTTGTGAGAACTGAGCTAGGAAGGCACCTTAGCAGTGCTTCACAGTTTTCTATGAAGCTGATGCGACCATTTACTAAGTCTTCAGTAGAAGGCGCTCAGACATCCATTTACTGTGCTGTTGCCCCAGAGCTTGAAAAAGAAACAGGCGGTTATTACAG TGACTGTGCTTCTACGCCCTGCTCAAGAAGGGGAGCTGATGACCAGCTTGCGAAGAAACTATGGGACTTGAGTTGTCAGCTATTAAAAATAACATGGGATTGA